A genomic window from Nocardioides rotundus includes:
- a CDS encoding ComF family protein — translation MPWLRDASLDLLLGGRCTGCARPGTVLCTECSDVLLRTPYLAWPSPTPAGLAPPWTAGEYSDTLRALLLAHKERAVHGLRGPLGRLLAAAVAASCAGSGTMLLVPVPSRPGVARQRGHEPTTALVRTACHRLRREGYDVAVAPLLRSRGGVADQAGLDAAARARNLAGSLCCPSPALRRLAARTGPARVVVCDDVLTTGATAREAQRALEAVGVRVAAIATVAATRRLSVPLPSGPSVG, via the coding sequence GTGCCCTGGCTGCGTGACGCGTCGCTCGACCTGCTGCTGGGCGGCCGCTGCACGGGCTGCGCCCGCCCGGGAACGGTGCTCTGCACTGAATGCAGCGACGTCCTGCTGCGCACGCCGTACCTCGCCTGGCCGAGCCCGACACCTGCGGGGCTCGCCCCGCCGTGGACCGCGGGGGAGTACTCCGACACCCTGCGTGCGCTGCTGCTGGCCCACAAGGAGCGGGCCGTGCACGGGCTGCGCGGCCCACTCGGTCGTCTGCTGGCCGCCGCGGTCGCGGCCTCGTGCGCCGGCAGCGGGACGATGCTGCTGGTCCCGGTGCCGAGCCGTCCGGGCGTCGCCCGCCAGCGCGGCCACGAGCCCACGACGGCACTGGTGCGAACGGCGTGCCACAGGCTGCGCCGAGAGGGGTACGACGTCGCCGTGGCGCCGCTGCTGCGCTCGCGCGGTGGCGTGGCCGACCAGGCGGGACTGGATGCGGCGGCGCGTGCCCGGAACCTGGCCGGGTCGCTGTGCTGCCCGTCCCCGGCGCTGCGCCGGCTCGCCGCGCGCACCGGCCCGGCGCGGGTCGTGGTGTGCGACGACGTGCTCACCACGGGCGCCACGGCGCGTGAGGCACAGCGCGCGCTCGAGGCCGTCGGGGTCCGCGTGGCGGCGATCGCGACCGTCGCCGCCACGCGCAGGTTGTCGGTGCCGCTTCCGTCCGGCCCTTCTGTTGGCTAG
- a CDS encoding LpqB family beta-propeller domain-containing protein: protein MSRRVAQVTALWAVLLLAAGCVRLPDDGPVVAAAPADPSPSDEQLLDFDPPMPRDGAEPQEVVDSFMTAMMAAPIGTSVAREHLTAEAARSWDPATTLVYSSVAYSSGPDGVQAVLSDAVRIDRRGAWQGALSPRRSRIDFSLTVEDGQWRISELPDARIVNKTFFDNRYDRATVHWFDPSGQVLVPEPVYVPQGEGMPSALVRSLLLGPPPQLRGVVRSYLPPRLESSGVPVNAAGEADVRLSTPFPPLPAEDLDRARSQLARTLREIPTIDSFQISTPQGTVRTPGGGSGTWVGEGGEFDPTTGPGSTMLYALVEGRLASGGRGGLAPVTGVPGREPTGWRSFAVEPGGRRVAGVDRRSGTTVELAGVRTRGSEPVRVVEDAVDLMRPGWDALGGLWLVDRRAGGAAVLLVQDGRVRQVEVPGVSGRSVRAFRVSPDGSRFVALVRGSRGDRLVLSRVVRDGAGRVQRLDAAEKVPVGTDVPVRMRDLAWSSPTSVRVLFATTGEVSQVREVSLDGSTGLGAPLSTVNGRMHRLVGWPDPAVPSFAVRSDQVAGLDGAQAPSLPEGTARLTLTYAG from the coding sequence GTGAGCCGACGAGTCGCCCAGGTGACCGCGCTATGGGCCGTCCTCCTCCTCGCGGCCGGATGCGTGCGACTGCCCGACGACGGGCCGGTCGTCGCGGCCGCGCCGGCCGACCCCAGCCCGTCGGACGAGCAGCTGCTCGACTTCGACCCGCCGATGCCGCGGGACGGCGCCGAGCCGCAGGAGGTGGTGGACTCGTTCATGACCGCGATGATGGCGGCGCCGATCGGCACCTCGGTCGCACGCGAGCACCTGACCGCCGAGGCGGCCCGCAGCTGGGACCCCGCCACGACCCTGGTCTACTCCTCCGTGGCCTACTCCAGCGGACCGGACGGGGTGCAGGCCGTGCTGAGCGACGCCGTACGGATCGACCGGCGGGGAGCATGGCAGGGGGCGCTGTCGCCGCGGCGGAGCCGGATCGACTTCTCCTTGACCGTGGAGGACGGTCAGTGGCGGATCAGCGAGCTGCCGGACGCGCGGATCGTGAACAAGACGTTCTTCGACAACCGCTACGACCGGGCGACGGTGCACTGGTTCGACCCCTCCGGCCAGGTGCTGGTGCCCGAGCCCGTCTACGTCCCCCAGGGCGAGGGCATGCCCTCGGCGCTGGTCCGCAGCCTGCTGCTCGGGCCGCCGCCGCAGCTGCGCGGCGTGGTGCGCAGCTACCTGCCTCCCCGGCTGGAGTCCTCGGGGGTGCCGGTGAACGCGGCCGGGGAGGCCGACGTGCGCCTCTCCACGCCGTTCCCCCCGCTGCCCGCGGAGGACCTCGACCGGGCCCGGTCCCAGCTGGCCCGGACGCTGCGGGAGATCCCCACCATCGACTCCTTCCAGATCTCCACGCCACAGGGGACGGTGCGCACCCCGGGCGGCGGCTCGGGCACCTGGGTCGGGGAGGGCGGCGAGTTCGACCCGACGACCGGTCCGGGGTCGACCATGCTCTACGCCCTGGTCGAGGGGCGCCTGGCCTCGGGAGGGCGCGGCGGTCTCGCCCCCGTGACGGGCGTTCCCGGCCGGGAGCCGACGGGCTGGCGCTCCTTCGCCGTCGAGCCGGGCGGGCGACGCGTGGCGGGGGTCGACCGGCGCTCCGGGACCACCGTCGAGCTGGCCGGCGTGCGCACCCGAGGCAGCGAGCCGGTGCGGGTCGTCGAGGACGCCGTCGACCTGATGCGGCCCGGCTGGGACGCGCTCGGCGGCCTGTGGCTGGTGGACCGGCGCGCCGGAGGGGCCGCGGTCCTGCTCGTCCAGGACGGCCGCGTGCGGCAGGTGGAGGTCCCCGGGGTCTCCGGCCGCAGCGTGCGCGCGTTCCGGGTGTCTCCGGACGGCTCGAGGTTCGTGGCGCTGGTGCGGGGGAGCCGCGGCGACCGGCTCGTGCTCTCCCGCGTGGTGCGGGACGGCGCGGGGCGGGTCCAGCGACTCGACGCCGCAGAGAAGGTGCCGGTCGGGACCGACGTCCCGGTGCGGATGCGGGACCTGGCATGGAGCAGCCCGACCTCGGTGCGCGTGCTCTTCGCGACCACCGGCGAGGTCTCGCAGGTGCGGGAGGTCTCCCTCGACGGCTCCACCGGCCTGGGTGCACCCCTCTCGACGGTCAACGGCCGGATGCACCGGCTGGTCGGCTGGCCCGACCCGGCCGTGCCGAGCTTCGCCGTCCGCTCCGACCAGGTCGCCGGGCTGGACGGGGCGCAGGCCCCGTCGCTGCCGGAGGGCACCGCTCGGCTCACCCTGACCTACGCCGGGTGA
- the ahcY gene encoding adenosylhomocysteinase, with amino-acid sequence MDHKVKDLSLAAFGRTEIELAEHEMPGLMAMRERYGDSQPLKGARIAGSLHMTIQTAVLIETLVALGAEVRWASCNIFSTQDHAAAAIVVGRDGTPEDPRGVPVFAWKGETLEEYWWCTQQILDWPGEGPNMILDDGGDATLLVHLGVEAEKSGQAPDPATAGSAEERVIFEALQASLAASPDRFTQIAGDIKGVTEETTTGVHRLYDMMKDGSLLFPAINVNDSVTKSKFDNKYGCRHSLVDGINRATDVLIGGKVAVVCGYGDVGKGCAESLRGQGARVIVTEIDPICALQAAMDGYQVDTLENVLGYADIVITATGNKDVVTADQMSRMKQNAIVGNIGHFDNEIDMAGLESWEGIERKNVKPQVDLFTFPGDGERPGTSVIILSEGRLMNLGNATGHPSFVMSNSFTNQVLAQIELFTKPEEYPVGVYVLPKHLDEEVARLHLGSLGVRLTELTPGQASYLGVPVDGPYKPEQYRY; translated from the coding sequence ATGGACCACAAGGTCAAGGATCTGAGCCTGGCGGCCTTCGGCCGCACCGAGATCGAGCTGGCCGAGCACGAGATGCCCGGCCTGATGGCGATGCGGGAGCGGTACGGCGACTCCCAGCCGCTCAAGGGCGCCCGGATCGCCGGCTCGCTGCACATGACGATCCAGACCGCCGTCCTGATCGAGACGCTGGTCGCGCTCGGTGCCGAGGTCCGGTGGGCCTCCTGCAACATCTTCTCCACCCAGGACCACGCCGCCGCCGCGATCGTCGTCGGCCGCGACGGCACTCCCGAGGACCCCCGGGGCGTCCCGGTCTTCGCGTGGAAGGGCGAGACGCTGGAGGAGTACTGGTGGTGCACCCAGCAGATCCTCGACTGGCCCGGTGAGGGCCCCAACATGATCCTCGACGACGGCGGCGACGCCACGCTCCTGGTGCACCTGGGCGTGGAGGCCGAGAAGTCCGGCCAGGCGCCGGACCCCGCCACCGCCGGCTCCGCCGAGGAGCGGGTGATCTTCGAGGCCCTGCAGGCGTCCCTGGCCGCGTCCCCGGACCGGTTCACCCAGATCGCGGGCGACATCAAGGGCGTCACCGAGGAGACCACCACCGGCGTGCACCGGCTCTACGACATGATGAAGGACGGCTCGCTGCTGTTCCCGGCCATCAACGTCAACGACTCGGTCACCAAGTCCAAGTTCGACAACAAGTACGGCTGCCGGCACAGCCTGGTCGACGGCATCAACCGCGCCACCGACGTCCTCATCGGCGGCAAGGTCGCGGTCGTCTGCGGGTACGGCGACGTCGGCAAGGGCTGCGCGGAGAGCCTGCGCGGCCAGGGCGCCCGGGTGATCGTCACCGAGATCGACCCGATCTGCGCGCTGCAGGCAGCGATGGACGGCTACCAGGTCGACACCCTGGAGAACGTCCTCGGCTACGCCGACATCGTCATCACCGCGACCGGCAACAAGGACGTCGTCACCGCCGACCAGATGAGCCGGATGAAGCAGAACGCGATCGTCGGCAACATCGGCCATTTCGACAACGAGATCGACATGGCGGGGTTGGAGTCCTGGGAGGGCATCGAGCGCAAGAACGTCAAGCCGCAGGTGGACCTGTTCACCTTCCCCGGCGACGGCGAGCGCCCCGGCACCTCGGTGATCATCCTGTCCGAGGGCCGGCTGATGAACCTCGGCAACGCGACCGGTCACCCCTCCTTCGTGATGTCGAACTCCTTCACCAACCAGGTGCTCGCGCAGATCGAGCTCTTCACCAAGCCCGAGGAGTACCCCGTCGGCGTCTACGTGCTGCCCAAGCACCTCGACGAGGAGGTCGCCCGGCTGCACCTGGGCAGCCTCGGCGTGCGGCTCACCGAGCTGACGCCCGGCCAGGCGTCGTACCTCGGTGTGCCCGTCGACGGCCCCTACAAGCCGGAGCAGTACCGCTACTGA
- the hpf gene encoding ribosome hibernation-promoting factor, HPF/YfiA family encodes MDVAVTGRHCEVSERFRDHVAEKLTRLEKHDHRIIRVTAEISEDKHQKNPERAVRVQLTAFSKGPVIRAEAAAENKMAALDLALDKMQEQMRRAADRRRVHHGRRTPVSVAQATGALPTDDVLTEGEAGAEEPGERKVGPITVTGDGPLVVREKSHAASPMTLDQALYEMELVGHDFYLFVDKESERPSVVYRRRGYDYGIISLDLETD; translated from the coding sequence ATGGATGTTGCCGTCACCGGCAGGCACTGTGAGGTGTCCGAGCGGTTCCGCGACCATGTCGCGGAGAAGCTGACCAGGCTCGAGAAGCACGACCATCGGATCATCCGGGTGACCGCGGAGATCTCCGAGGACAAGCACCAGAAGAACCCCGAGCGTGCGGTGCGGGTGCAGCTCACCGCGTTCTCCAAGGGGCCGGTGATCCGCGCCGAGGCGGCAGCGGAGAACAAGATGGCTGCGCTCGACCTGGCCCTGGACAAGATGCAGGAGCAGATGCGCCGCGCGGCGGACCGGCGCCGAGTGCACCACGGGCGCCGTACTCCCGTGTCGGTGGCCCAGGCGACCGGCGCGCTGCCCACCGACGACGTGCTCACCGAGGGCGAGGCCGGGGCCGAGGAGCCGGGGGAGCGCAAGGTCGGGCCGATCACCGTCACCGGCGACGGCCCCCTGGTGGTGCGGGAGAAGTCCCACGCGGCCTCACCGATGACGCTGGACCAGGCGCTGTACGAGATGGAGCTCGTGGGCCATGACTTCTATCTGTTCGTCGACAAGGAGTCCGAGCGGCCCTCCGTGGTCTACCGGCGCCGCGGCTACGACTACGGGATCATCTCCCTCGACCTGGAAACGGACTGA
- a CDS encoding DUF808 domain-containing protein — translation MAGGLFALLDDVAALARITAASIDDVGAAAGRASAKAAGVVVDDTAVTPQYMEGSPAQRELPIIKQIAIGSLRNKLLFILPVALLLAQFAPWLLPILLIFGGTFLAYEGAEKVWEKVSGHEKKPEEDADAKGEFTPEHEKRTVAGAIRTDFILSAEIMVIALKEVVDSSPDAGFIMRAVILAVVAVFITLVVYGAVALLVKMDDVGVSLAQRPSAGAQRVGTALVAAMPKVLAAISIIGTAAMLWVGGHILLISLDELGGSVSGTFAEILKAPYGVVHHWELLVHDAVGGWLGTTLGWVVNTLASAVVGLVVGGIVVAVMHALPFGKGAKSEASAAH, via the coding sequence ATGGCCGGAGGACTCTTCGCCCTGCTCGACGACGTGGCCGCCCTGGCGCGGATCACCGCGGCCTCCATCGACGACGTGGGCGCGGCGGCGGGCCGGGCGAGCGCGAAGGCCGCGGGCGTGGTCGTCGACGACACGGCGGTGACGCCGCAGTACATGGAGGGCTCGCCGGCGCAGCGCGAGCTGCCCATCATCAAGCAGATCGCCATCGGCTCGCTGCGCAACAAGCTGCTCTTCATCCTCCCGGTGGCGCTGCTGCTGGCCCAGTTCGCGCCGTGGCTCCTGCCGATCCTGCTGATCTTCGGCGGAACCTTCCTGGCCTACGAGGGCGCGGAGAAGGTCTGGGAGAAGGTCAGCGGCCACGAGAAGAAGCCGGAGGAGGACGCCGACGCGAAGGGGGAGTTCACCCCCGAGCACGAGAAGCGCACGGTCGCCGGCGCGATCCGCACCGACTTCATCCTCTCCGCGGAGATCATGGTGATCGCGCTGAAGGAGGTCGTCGACTCCTCGCCCGACGCCGGCTTCATCATGCGCGCGGTCATCCTCGCGGTGGTGGCCGTCTTCATCACCCTGGTCGTCTACGGCGCGGTGGCGCTCCTGGTGAAGATGGACGACGTCGGCGTCTCGCTGGCCCAGCGGCCCTCCGCCGGCGCCCAGCGGGTCGGCACCGCCCTGGTCGCCGCGATGCCGAAGGTGTTGGCCGCGATCTCGATCATCGGCACGGCCGCGATGCTCTGGGTCGGTGGTCACATCCTGCTGATCAGCCTCGACGAGCTGGGCGGCAGCGTCAGCGGGACGTTCGCCGAGATCCTCAAGGCGCCGTACGGCGTCGTCCACCACTGGGAGCTCCTGGTGCACGACGCGGTCGGTGGATGGCTGGGCACCACGCTGGGATGGGTCGTCAACACCCTGGCCTCGGCGGTCGTCGGCCTGGTCGTGGGCGGGATCGTCGTGGCGGTCATGCACGCCCTGCCGTTCGGGAAGGGCGCGAAGAGCGAGGCCTCCGCCGCCCACTGA
- a CDS encoding winged helix-turn-helix domain-containing protein — MRELSTAQARRIALAAQGFCDPPHAVPTLRTLMRTVSRTGVLQVDSVNVLQRAHLMPAYSRMGPYDVDLLRRASGGRPRRLVEYWAHVQALMPVELWPLMRHRMEHYRDQRGKWGFSAADPQIEPRILAAVAERGPVTARDLDEEFSGPRSREHWGWNWSDARKVLDYLFLVGDVAIAGRSRQFEVIYDLTERVLPAEVLDAPTPTPQEAVVELTRRAARSHGVASAACLADYYRMRLQPAPGKANVTHAVAQLVEEGELEPVKVQGWGRQAYLHRAARLPRRVAARTLLSPFDPLVWERSRALALFDFHYRIEIYVPAAKRRFGYYVLPFLLGDRLVARVDLKADRAGRRLLVLATHAEDHAPPETAAELAAELRRLAGWLGLEEVEVNPVGDLGPALATHF, encoded by the coding sequence GTGAGAGAGCTCTCGACGGCCCAGGCCCGCCGGATCGCGCTCGCCGCCCAGGGCTTCTGCGACCCGCCGCACGCGGTGCCGACGCTGCGCACGCTGATGCGGACCGTGTCGCGGACCGGCGTGCTGCAGGTCGACTCGGTCAACGTGCTGCAGCGGGCGCACCTGATGCCGGCGTACTCCCGGATGGGCCCGTACGACGTCGACCTGCTGCGCCGTGCCTCGGGCGGGCGGCCCCGCCGACTGGTGGAGTACTGGGCGCACGTGCAGGCCCTGATGCCGGTCGAGCTGTGGCCGCTGATGCGGCACCGGATGGAGCACTACCGCGACCAGCGCGGGAAGTGGGGTTTCAGCGCGGCCGACCCGCAGATCGAGCCGCGGATCCTGGCCGCCGTCGCCGAGCGCGGGCCGGTCACGGCGCGCGACCTGGACGAGGAGTTCAGCGGGCCGCGCTCGCGTGAGCACTGGGGCTGGAACTGGTCCGATGCCCGCAAGGTGCTCGACTACCTCTTCCTGGTCGGTGACGTCGCCATCGCCGGGCGCAGCCGGCAGTTCGAGGTGATCTACGACCTGACCGAGCGGGTGCTGCCCGCCGAGGTGCTCGACGCCCCGACGCCCACCCCGCAGGAGGCGGTCGTCGAGCTGACCCGCCGCGCCGCCCGCTCGCACGGGGTGGCGAGCGCCGCCTGCCTGGCCGACTACTACCGGATGCGCCTGCAGCCCGCGCCCGGCAAGGCCAACGTCACCCACGCGGTGGCCCAGCTGGTGGAGGAGGGCGAGCTGGAGCCGGTGAAGGTCCAGGGGTGGGGGCGCCAGGCCTACCTGCACCGGGCGGCCAGGCTGCCGCGGCGGGTCGCCGCCCGGACCCTGCTGAGCCCCTTCGACCCGCTGGTGTGGGAGCGGTCGCGCGCGCTGGCGCTCTTCGACTTCCACTACCGGATCGAGATCTACGTGCCGGCGGCCAAGCGCCGGTTCGGCTACTACGTCCTGCCGTTCCTGCTGGGGGACCGCCTGGTGGCGCGGGTGGACCTCAAGGCGGACCGGGCCGGCCGGCGGCTGCTGGTGCTCGCGACGCACGCCGAGGACCACGCCCCGCCGGAGACCGCCGCGGAGCTGGCCGCCGAGCTGCGGCGGCTGGCCGGTTGGCTCGGCCTGGAGGAGGTCGAGGTGAACCCGGTCGGCGACCTCGGCCCCGCACTCGCGACGCACTTCTGA
- the mtrA gene encoding MtrAB system response regulator MtrA: protein MSSPDIASKGRVLVVDDDAPLSEMLGIVLRQEGFDSRSVLRGDEALDAFRDYRPDLVLLDLMLPGKDGIDVCKEIRAESGVPIVMLTAKGDTVDVVVGLESGADDYVVKPFKPKELVARIRARVRRHETPPSESLTIGDVSIDVAGHEVTRGGERIGLTPLEFDLLVCLARKPWQVFTREVLLEEVWGYRHAADTRLVNVHVQRLRSKIEHDPENPEVVVTVRGVGYKAGQS from the coding sequence ATGAGTTCGCCGGATATCGCGTCGAAGGGCCGGGTGCTCGTCGTCGACGACGATGCGCCGCTCTCGGAGATGCTGGGCATCGTGCTGCGCCAGGAGGGCTTCGACTCCCGGTCGGTGCTGCGCGGGGACGAGGCGCTCGACGCGTTCCGCGACTACCGGCCCGACCTGGTGCTCCTGGACCTGATGCTGCCCGGTAAGGACGGCATCGACGTGTGCAAGGAGATCCGCGCGGAGTCCGGTGTGCCGATCGTGATGCTGACCGCGAAGGGCGACACCGTCGACGTGGTCGTGGGCCTGGAGTCGGGCGCCGACGACTACGTCGTCAAGCCGTTCAAGCCCAAGGAGCTGGTGGCCCGCATCCGCGCGCGCGTACGCCGGCACGAGACGCCGCCGTCGGAGTCGCTCACGATCGGGGACGTGTCCATCGACGTCGCCGGGCACGAGGTCACTCGCGGCGGTGAACGGATCGGGCTGACGCCTCTCGAGTTCGACCTGCTGGTGTGCCTGGCGCGCAAGCCGTGGCAGGTCTTCACCCGCGAGGTGCTGCTCGAGGAGGTCTGGGGCTACCGCCACGCGGCGGACACCCGCCTGGTCAACGTCCACGTGCAGCGCCTGCGGTCCAAGATCGAGCACGACCCGGAGAACCCCGAGGTCGTCGTGACGGTGCGGGGGGTCGGCTACAAGGCCGGCCAGTCCTGA
- a CDS encoding response regulator, whose protein sequence is MTTPSGGESEPIRVLVVDDQELFRRGITMLLAADPGVEVVGEGHDGVRAVDLAQATAPDVVLLDVRMPKRSGIDACRAIKESVPTAKIIMLTSSDEEADLYEAVKSGAAGYLLKDSSLDEVNNAVRVVADGQSLISPSMAAKLIQEFKQMSEPEREAAPALRLTERELEVLRLVATGKNNRDIAQELFISENTVKNHVRNILEKLQLHSRMEAVMYAVREKLLDLP, encoded by the coding sequence GTGACGACGCCATCGGGAGGCGAATCCGAGCCCATCCGGGTCCTGGTCGTGGACGACCAGGAGCTGTTCCGGCGCGGCATCACCATGCTGCTCGCCGCCGACCCGGGTGTGGAGGTGGTGGGCGAGGGACACGACGGCGTGCGGGCCGTGGACCTCGCCCAGGCCACCGCGCCCGACGTCGTGCTCCTCGACGTCCGGATGCCCAAGCGCTCGGGGATCGATGCCTGCCGGGCGATCAAGGAGTCCGTGCCCACCGCGAAGATCATCATGCTCACCTCCTCCGACGAGGAGGCCGACCTCTACGAGGCGGTGAAGAGCGGGGCGGCGGGCTACCTGCTCAAGGACTCCTCGCTGGACGAGGTCAACAACGCGGTGCGCGTGGTCGCCGACGGCCAGTCCCTGATCAGCCCGTCCATGGCGGCCAAGCTGATCCAGGAGTTCAAGCAGATGTCGGAGCCCGAGCGGGAGGCGGCCCCGGCGCTGAGGCTGACCGAGCGGGAGCTCGAGGTGCTGCGCCTGGTCGCCACCGGCAAGAACAACCGGGACATCGCCCAGGAGCTCTTCATCAGCGAGAACACCGTGAAGAACCACGTGCGCAACATCTTGGAGAAGCTCCAGCTGCACTCGCGGATGGAGGCCGTGATGTACGCCGTTCGGGAGAAGCTGCTCGACCTCCCGTGA
- the mtrB gene encoding MtrAB system histidine kinase MtrB: MSTAADPAIGRSGLRRAAMFWRRSIQARVVASTVVLSLVVGAVVGWVLLQRTTDGLLDARVRTVVREANSETAAARDALDAVPYAESNLYVQRQELMEPIKERGLARGFAVALAGPVEDGTSGSPCQVCTPGLDLESIPQRLRAQFDEANVTHWTYTRIRSDGPGLPVATGPGVVVGSQLRLPADGKTYTIYYLFSLEQEEETLSTVTNALLTAGTLLLLLVTGVTWLVTQQVVTPVRLARRVAERLAAGQLQERLRVRGEDDLARLATSFNQMASNLQRQIRQLEELSRVQRRFVSDVSHELRTPLTTVRMAGDLLHDSRSRFDPATARAAELLQTELDRFEVLLADLLEISRFDAGAAVLDVVDVDLADVARRVVESTEPLAVRRDTRVVVHDPGTPVVAEADIRRVERIVRNLITNAIDHAESREIQVWLGGDDEAAAVAVRDHGVGLAAGEAAMVFNRFWRADPARARTSGGTGLGLSIALEDTHLHGGWLQAWGRPGEGSQFRLTLPRHVGQPLRQSPLPLVPDDAREAS, translated from the coding sequence ATGTCGACCGCCGCGGACCCAGCCATCGGGCGGTCCGGCCTGCGCCGGGCGGCGATGTTCTGGCGGCGCTCGATCCAGGCCCGGGTGGTGGCCAGCACGGTGGTCCTGTCCCTCGTGGTCGGCGCGGTGGTCGGTTGGGTGCTGCTGCAGCGCACGACGGACGGACTGCTCGACGCCCGGGTGCGCACGGTGGTGCGGGAGGCCAACTCCGAGACGGCGGCCGCCAGGGACGCCCTGGACGCGGTGCCCTACGCCGAGTCCAACCTCTACGTCCAGCGGCAGGAGCTGATGGAGCCGATCAAGGAGCGGGGCCTGGCCCGAGGCTTCGCGGTCGCGCTGGCCGGTCCCGTGGAGGACGGTACGTCGGGCTCGCCGTGCCAGGTCTGCACCCCGGGCCTGGACCTGGAGTCGATCCCGCAGCGGCTGCGGGCGCAGTTCGACGAGGCCAACGTGACGCACTGGACCTACACCCGCATCCGCAGCGACGGCCCGGGTCTGCCGGTGGCCACCGGGCCGGGGGTGGTGGTCGGCTCCCAGCTGCGTCTGCCCGCCGACGGCAAGACGTACACGATCTACTACCTGTTCTCCCTGGAGCAGGAGGAGGAGACCCTCTCCACCGTCACCAACGCGCTGTTGACCGCGGGCACGCTGCTGCTCCTCCTCGTGACCGGCGTGACCTGGCTGGTCACCCAGCAGGTGGTCACGCCCGTGCGGCTCGCCCGCCGGGTGGCAGAGCGCCTGGCCGCGGGCCAGCTGCAGGAACGACTCCGCGTGCGGGGCGAGGACGACCTGGCCCGACTGGCCACCTCTTTCAACCAGATGGCCTCGAACCTGCAGCGGCAGATCCGGCAGCTGGAGGAGCTCAGCCGGGTCCAGCGCCGGTTCGTCTCCGACGTCTCCCACGAGCTGCGCACGCCGCTGACGACCGTCCGGATGGCCGGCGACCTGCTGCACGACTCCCGCAGCCGGTTCGACCCGGCGACGGCCCGGGCCGCCGAGCTGCTGCAGACCGAGCTGGACCGCTTCGAGGTGCTGTTGGCCGACCTGCTGGAGATCAGCCGCTTCGACGCCGGCGCGGCCGTCCTCGACGTCGTGGACGTGGACCTCGCCGACGTGGCTCGCCGGGTGGTGGAGTCCACCGAGCCCTTGGCGGTGCGCCGTGACACCCGGGTCGTCGTCCACGATCCCGGTACGCCGGTGGTCGCCGAGGCCGACATCCGCCGGGTGGAGCGGATCGTCCGCAACCTGATCACCAACGCCATCGACCATGCGGAGTCCCGGGAGATCCAGGTGTGGCTGGGCGGCGACGACGAGGCTGCGGCGGTCGCGGTCCGCGACCACGGGGTGGGCCTGGCCGCGGGCGAGGCGGCGATGGTCTTCAACCGCTTCTGGCGCGCCGACCCGGCCCGGGCCCGGACCAGCGGCGGTACGGGGCTCGGGCTCTCGATCGCCCTGGAGGACACCCATCTGCACGGCGGGTGGCTGCAGGCGTGGGGCCGTCCGGGAGAGGGCTCCCAGTTCCGGCTGACCCTGCCCCGGCATGTCGGCCAGCCGCTGCGACAGAGTCCTCTGCCGCTGGTCCCCGACGATGCAAGGGAGGCGTCGTGA